One genomic window of Pseudomonas chlororaphis subsp. piscium includes the following:
- the vapB gene encoding type II toxin-antitoxin system VapB family antitoxin → MAQGSLFKSSGGQTIHLPQALTFPDDVTQVEIIAIGRSRIIAPVGEAWDSWFDQASVSEDFMMDRGQPTEPEHV, encoded by the coding sequence ATGGCGCAAGGATCACTTTTCAAGAGCAGCGGTGGCCAGACTATTCACCTGCCCCAGGCCCTGACGTTTCCTGACGATGTCACGCAAGTGGAAATTATCGCCATAGGGCGTAGCCGGATCATCGCCCCGGTTGGAGAGGCTTGGGATAGCTGGTTCGATCAGGCTTCTGTGAGTGAGGACTTTATGATGGACAGGGGGCAGCCAACTGAACCAGAACACGTCTGA
- a CDS encoding fatty acid desaturase family protein — protein sequence MSHSTHHAAEDQLRLAKRAELRVDRERQAQLQALMQPQPLKFVLWSLLHVLVWCAAALYILLGDNPWGQALAVLVLGNQLHAFTVLQHDCGHASGFRSAALNLWVGRFMAWFILFPFSSFTECHKYHHRYLGDPDKDPDDWNYTGGVKWMFLRIAVFVPRFIYFSLVRYGKAVRNRVLRELAFNLLSMAAIGAWCYSQGLMLQFVLIFIVPLLLLALVINPISRGYEHFPMATLEVGDPERLDLAKNTVTVSDRLIGLLWANINYHVEHHIYPGVPFVNLPRLAALLDNKPYLRDRWLLARMFARRPVTTSAEPRRAA from the coding sequence ATGAGTCATTCAACCCACCATGCCGCCGAAGACCAATTGCGGCTGGCCAAGCGCGCCGAACTGCGGGTCGACCGCGAGCGCCAGGCCCAGTTGCAGGCGCTGATGCAGCCGCAGCCGCTGAAGTTCGTGCTCTGGTCGTTGCTGCACGTGCTGGTCTGGTGCGCGGCGGCGCTGTACATCCTGCTTGGCGACAACCCCTGGGGCCAGGCGCTGGCGGTGCTGGTACTGGGCAACCAGCTGCATGCCTTCACCGTGCTGCAACACGATTGCGGGCATGCCAGCGGCTTTCGTTCGGCGGCGCTGAACCTGTGGGTCGGGCGCTTCATGGCCTGGTTCATCCTGTTCCCGTTTTCCTCCTTCACCGAATGCCACAAGTACCATCACCGCTACCTGGGCGATCCGGACAAGGACCCCGACGACTGGAACTACACCGGCGGGGTGAAGTGGATGTTCCTGCGCATCGCTGTGTTCGTGCCGCGCTTCATCTACTTTTCCCTGGTGCGCTACGGCAAGGCGGTGCGCAATCGGGTGCTGCGCGAGCTGGCGTTCAATCTGCTGTCGATGGCGGCGATCGGCGCCTGGTGCTACAGCCAGGGGCTGATGCTGCAGTTCGTGCTGATCTTCATCGTGCCGCTGCTGTTGCTGGCGCTGGTGATCAACCCGATTTCCCGGGGCTACGAGCACTTCCCTATGGCCACCCTGGAGGTCGGCGACCCGGAGCGCCTGGATCTGGCGAAGAACACTGTGACCGTCAGCGACCGGCTGATCGGCCTGTTGTGGGCCAACATCAACTACCACGTCGAGCATCACATCTACCCCGGCGTGCCCTTCGTCAATCTGCCGCGGCTGGCGGCGCTGCTGGATAACAAACCCTACCTGCGCGACCGCTGGCTGCTGGCGCGGATGTTCGCGCGACGTCCGGTAACAACTTCCGCCGAACCTCGGCGAGCGGCGTGA
- a CDS encoding 2-aminoadipate transaminase, giving the protein MSSESISQSISIVHPIRLSHGKNAEVWDENGKRHIDFVGGIGVLNLGHCHPRVVAAIQQQATRLTHYAFNAAPHGPYVEFMERLARFMPLSYPVSGMLTNSGAEAAENALKIVRGATGRTAVIAFDGGFHGRTLATLNLNGKVAPYKQKIGVLPGPVYHLPYPSADNGVTCEEALKAMDRLFSVEVDVAEVACFIVEPVQGEAGFLALDVEFARALRRFCDEQGILLIADEIQSGFGRTGQRFAFTRLGIEPDLVLLGKSIGGGVPLGAVVGRKALLDNLPKGGLGGTYSGNPIACAAALATLDEMSDHHLQTWGERQEQAIVGRYQRWQAERLTPYLGRLTGVGAMRGIELVKADGSPAPEQLSALLSAARDAGLLLMPSGKSRHIIRLLAPLTIEPQVLEEGLDILEDCLARLA; this is encoded by the coding sequence ATGAGCAGCGAAAGCATCAGCCAGTCGATTTCCATCGTTCACCCCATCCGCTTGAGCCATGGCAAGAATGCCGAGGTGTGGGACGAGAATGGCAAGCGCCACATCGATTTCGTCGGCGGTATTGGCGTGCTCAATCTGGGGCATTGTCACCCGCGGGTGGTGGCGGCGATTCAGCAGCAGGCCACCCGGTTGACCCACTACGCGTTCAACGCGGCGCCCCACGGGCCCTATGTCGAGTTCATGGAGCGGCTGGCGCGTTTCATGCCCTTGAGTTACCCGGTCAGCGGCATGCTCACCAACAGCGGTGCCGAGGCGGCGGAGAACGCCTTGAAGATCGTCCGTGGGGCCACCGGGCGCACGGCGGTGATCGCCTTCGACGGCGGTTTCCATGGCCGCACCCTGGCCACCCTCAACCTCAATGGCAAGGTCGCGCCCTACAAGCAGAAGATCGGTGTGCTGCCCGGTCCGGTGTATCACCTGCCCTACCCGAGCGCGGACAACGGCGTGACCTGCGAGGAGGCGCTGAAGGCCATGGACCGGCTGTTCAGTGTGGAGGTCGACGTCGCCGAAGTGGCCTGCTTCATCGTCGAGCCGGTGCAGGGCGAGGCTGGTTTCCTGGCCCTGGACGTCGAGTTCGCCCGCGCCCTGCGCCGTTTTTGCGATGAGCAAGGCATCCTGCTGATCGCCGATGAAATCCAGTCCGGCTTCGGTCGCACCGGCCAGCGCTTCGCCTTCACCCGGCTGGGGATCGAACCAGACCTGGTGCTGCTGGGCAAAAGCATTGGAGGCGGTGTGCCCCTGGGCGCGGTGGTCGGGCGCAAGGCGCTGCTGGACAACCTGCCCAAGGGCGGCCTGGGCGGCACCTATTCCGGCAACCCCATCGCCTGCGCGGCGGCCCTGGCGACCCTGGACGAGATGAGCGATCACCACCTGCAAACCTGGGGCGAGCGCCAGGAACAGGCCATCGTCGGCCGCTACCAGCGCTGGCAAGCCGAGCGCCTGACGCCTTATCTCGGACGCCTGACCGGGGTCGGCGCCATGCGTGGCATCGAGCTGGTCAAGGCCGACGGCTCGCCGGCCCCGGAGCAACTGAGCGCCCTGCTCAGCGCCGCGCGGGACGCCGGCCTGCTGTTGATGCCCAGCGGCAAGTCGCGACACATCATCCGCCTGCTGGCGCCGCTGACCATTGAACCGCAGGTGCTGGAAGAAGGGCTGGATATTCTGGAGGACTGCCTGGCGCGGTTGGCATAA
- a CDS encoding carbon-nitrogen hydrolase family protein, with product MKIELMQLAGRDGDTAYNLERVLRGIADCDGDIDLLVFPETQISGFANPQQLAEVAEPLDGPSIQAVLRAVRAKGVAVVVGIAEKAAGHYYNSSLLVTPEGVATSYRKTHLWPDERGLFQPGDRYNTVLWRGVRVGLLICYDIELPESARALGQLGAELILVSNGNMDPYGPVHRTAIMARAQENQAFAVMVNRVGNGTDGLVFAGGSALVDPFGRLLFEAGRDECRQVVELDLGQLKAARRDYDYLHDRRLQLSGEYVEHADGRRELLIP from the coding sequence ATGAAGATTGAACTGATGCAACTGGCCGGCCGTGACGGCGACACGGCCTACAACCTCGAGCGGGTCCTGCGGGGCATTGCCGACTGTGACGGCGACATCGACCTGCTGGTATTCCCGGAAACCCAGATCAGCGGTTTCGCCAACCCGCAGCAACTGGCCGAGGTCGCCGAGCCATTGGACGGGCCGAGTATCCAGGCCGTGTTGCGGGCGGTGCGCGCCAAGGGTGTCGCGGTGGTGGTCGGCATCGCCGAAAAAGCCGCCGGCCATTACTACAACAGCTCGCTGCTGGTGACCCCCGAAGGGGTGGCGACGAGCTATCGCAAGACCCACCTGTGGCCCGACGAGCGTGGCCTGTTCCAACCCGGCGACCGTTACAACACCGTGCTGTGGCGGGGCGTGCGGGTCGGCCTGCTGATCTGCTACGACATCGAACTGCCGGAAAGCGCCCGCGCCCTCGGCCAACTGGGCGCCGAGCTGATCCTGGTGAGCAACGGCAACATGGACCCCTACGGCCCGGTGCACCGCACCGCGATCATGGCCCGTGCCCAGGAGAACCAGGCCTTCGCGGTGATGGTGAACCGGGTCGGCAACGGTACCGACGGTCTGGTGTTCGCCGGCGGCAGCGCGCTGGTCGATCCCTTCGGCCGGCTGCTGTTCGAGGCCGGCCGCGACGAGTGCCGGCAGGTGGTGGAACTCGACCTCGGGCAACTCAAGGCCGCTCGTCGCGATTACGACTATCTGCACGACCGGCGCCTGCAACTGTCCGGCGAATACGTCGAGCATGCCGATGGCCGTCGCGAGCTGTTGATTCCTTAA
- a CDS encoding alkaline phosphatase D family protein gives MQSAPPATLTSPPVLAGPLLRRLEPTRLVLWLVGSRALELTLRLQASSEAKSRDYPLTAEQCQVIPVGQHAFIHLIDLPLDNALPCDVPIDYDVLIANADGSRSGMAEWAPHLLYGQKRQPDFVLHSRIQQLVHGSCRKPHHSADEGLLCVDRLLAETPDPLQRPALLLMTGDQVYADDVAGPMLRAIHALIERLGLFGEHLEGAVVSDSAALYRHRASYYQRAELLPALKSNETLRERFFGGVKKPIFTSSSADNHLVTFAEVMAMYLLVWSPVPWGLIDPRPPQLAAKEQQRYQREQLRIEAFAKGLGGVARVFAHLPSLMIFDDHDITDDWNLSAQWEETAYGHPFSKRIIGNALIAYMLCQGWGNNPDAFATPLQHTRALSAEAQGDALYLDSATQDTLIDELLRFQQWQYTLPTTPTLVVLDTRTRRWRSEFNLAQPSGLLDWEALSELQHELLDHPSAIIVSPAPVFGVKLIETVQKVFSWCGHPLLVDAENWMAHRGAAQVILNIFRHSRTPGNYVILSGDVHYSFVYEVLIRHRKGGPKIWQITSSGIKNEFPATLLEWFDRLNRWLYSPRSPLNWFTRRRLMRVVPYSPEHREAGERLWNSAGIGQVFFNDQGQPREIYQHNANGAPKTRMLAPDED, from the coding sequence GCCCCCTGCTACGCCGCCTGGAACCCACGCGGCTGGTGTTGTGGCTGGTGGGTTCCCGTGCGCTGGAGCTAACGTTGCGTTTGCAGGCAAGCAGCGAGGCGAAAAGCCGTGACTACCCGCTCACCGCCGAGCAGTGCCAGGTGATCCCGGTAGGCCAACACGCCTTTATCCACCTGATCGACCTGCCGCTGGACAATGCTCTCCCCTGCGATGTGCCCATCGACTACGACGTGCTGATCGCCAATGCCGATGGCTCCCGTTCAGGCATGGCCGAGTGGGCGCCGCATCTGCTTTATGGGCAAAAACGCCAGCCGGATTTCGTCCTACACAGCCGCATCCAGCAATTGGTCCACGGCTCGTGCCGCAAGCCCCATCATTCGGCGGACGAGGGTTTGCTCTGTGTCGATCGCCTGCTGGCGGAAACACCCGATCCGCTGCAACGCCCTGCCCTTTTGCTAATGACCGGCGACCAGGTCTACGCCGACGACGTAGCCGGGCCGATGCTGCGGGCGATTCATGCATTGATCGAGCGCCTGGGTTTGTTCGGCGAGCATCTGGAAGGCGCGGTGGTAAGCGACAGCGCCGCGCTTTACCGGCACCGCGCCAGCTATTACCAACGCGCCGAATTGCTGCCGGCGCTGAAAAGCAACGAGACCCTGCGCGAGCGTTTCTTCGGCGGGGTGAAAAAGCCAATCTTCACCAGCAGCAGTGCCGACAATCATTTGGTGACCTTCGCCGAGGTCATGGCCATGTACCTGCTGGTCTGGTCACCGGTGCCCTGGGGTCTGATCGATCCGCGACCGCCACAGCTCGCTGCCAAGGAGCAACAGCGCTACCAGCGCGAGCAACTGCGGATCGAGGCTTTCGCCAAAGGCCTGGGTGGTGTGGCGCGGGTATTCGCCCACCTGCCAAGCCTGATGATCTTCGACGACCACGACATCACCGATGACTGGAACCTCAGCGCCCAGTGGGAAGAAACCGCCTACGGCCACCCGTTTTCCAAACGCATCATCGGCAATGCGCTGATCGCCTACATGCTGTGCCAGGGTTGGGGCAACAACCCGGATGCCTTCGCCACGCCGCTGCAACACACCCGCGCCCTGAGCGCCGAGGCCCAAGGCGATGCGCTCTACCTGGACAGCGCCACCCAGGACACCTTGATCGACGAGTTGCTGCGTTTCCAGCAATGGCAATACACCCTGCCCACCACCCCGACGCTGGTGGTGCTGGACACCCGCACCCGGCGCTGGCGCAGCGAGTTCAACCTGGCGCAGCCCTCGGGCCTGCTCGACTGGGAAGCCCTGAGCGAACTGCAACATGAACTGCTGGATCACCCGTCGGCGATCATCGTCTCCCCAGCGCCGGTGTTCGGCGTCAAGCTGATCGAGACGGTGCAGAAGGTCTTCAGCTGGTGCGGTCACCCGCTGCTGGTGGACGCGGAAAACTGGATGGCCCACCGCGGCGCGGCCCAGGTCATCCTCAATATCTTCCGCCACTCGCGCACCCCGGGTAACTACGTGATCCTCTCCGGCGATGTGCATTATTCCTTCGTCTACGAAGTGCTGATCCGCCACCGCAAGGGCGGCCCGAAAATCTGGCAGATCACCAGCAGCGGCATCAAGAACGAATTCCCAGCGACCCTGCTGGAATGGTTCGACCGTCTCAATCGCTGGCTATATTCACCGCGCTCCCCCTTGAACTGGTTCACCCGCCGCCGGCTGATGCGAGTGGTGCCCTACAGCCCCGAACATCGCGAGGCCGGCGAACGGCTGTGGAACTCGGCGGGCATTGGCCAGGTGTTCTTCAACGACCAAGGCCAGCCCCGGGAGATCTACCAACACAACGCCAATGGCGCGCCGAAAACCCGGATGCTGGCGCCGGATGAAGACTGA
- a CDS encoding polyamine ABC transporter substrate-binding protein, with amino-acid sequence MKAIRCLPLALAALFGFATAQAAEPSVHFYNWYDYIAPDTPVQFHKETGISVLQDTFDNSDVMQSKLMAGRSGYDVVVASSDLLPNLIKAGVLQELDRSQLGNWSHLDPEMLAKVQSNDPGNRFAAPYLWGTTGIGYDADKVKALLGDQAPVDSLDLIFKEENLAKLSQCGVAMLDSPSEIIPIALHYLGLPHNSQNPEDYKKAEALLLKVRPHIRYFDSSKFITDLANGNICVVLGWSGGVFDAQVASQKANNGRRLVYSIPREGGPVWVENLVLLKDAPHPQDGLKFIDYLLRPQVIAQSSDYLGYPNANRDATALVAQRIRDNPGVYPSAEVMATLFPLEPLPLKMERVRTRVWSKVKTGS; translated from the coding sequence ATGAAAGCTATCCGCTGTTTGCCCCTGGCCCTGGCCGCACTGTTCGGTTTCGCTACGGCCCAGGCCGCCGAACCGAGCGTGCATTTCTACAACTGGTACGACTACATCGCCCCGGACACGCCCGTGCAGTTCCACAAGGAAACCGGCATCAGCGTGCTGCAGGACACCTTCGACAACAGCGACGTGATGCAAAGCAAGCTGATGGCCGGGCGCAGCGGCTATGACGTGGTGGTGGCCAGCAGCGACCTGCTGCCGAACCTGATCAAGGCCGGGGTGCTCCAGGAACTGGACCGCAGCCAGCTTGGCAACTGGTCGCACCTGGACCCCGAGATGCTGGCCAAGGTGCAGAGCAACGACCCCGGCAACCGCTTCGCCGCGCCCTACCTGTGGGGCACCACGGGCATCGGCTACGACGCCGACAAGGTCAAGGCGCTGCTTGGCGACCAGGCGCCGGTGGATTCCTTGGACCTGATCTTCAAGGAAGAGAACCTGGCCAAGCTCAGCCAGTGTGGGGTGGCCATGCTCGACTCTCCGAGCGAAATCATCCCCATCGCCTTGCATTACCTGGGCCTGCCCCACAACAGCCAGAACCCCGAGGACTACAAGAAGGCCGAGGCCTTGCTGCTCAAGGTCCGGCCGCATATCCGCTACTTCGATTCGTCGAAATTCATCACTGACCTGGCCAACGGCAACATCTGTGTGGTGCTGGGCTGGAGCGGCGGGGTGTTCGATGCCCAGGTCGCCTCGCAGAAGGCCAACAACGGCCGCCGTCTGGTCTACAGCATTCCCCGCGAAGGCGGGCCGGTGTGGGTGGAAAACCTGGTGCTGCTCAAGGATGCGCCGCATCCCCAGGACGGCCTGAAGTTCATCGACTACCTGCTGCGCCCGCAAGTGATTGCCCAGTCTTCCGACTACCTGGGCTACCCCAACGCCAACCGCGATGCCACGGCGCTGGTGGCCCAGAGGATCCGCGACAACCCTGGGGTCTATCCGTCCGCGGAGGTGATGGCCACGCTGTTTCCGCTGGAACCGCTGCCGCTGAAAATGGAACGGGTGCGTACCCGGGTGTGGAGCAAGGTCAAGACCGGGAGCTGA
- a CDS encoding flavin-containing monooxygenase, protein MSALLQEQADPARVYRVLIIGAGFSGIGMAINLRQRGEQDFLILEQEAGVGGTWWVNQYPGCACDIPSHLYSFSFEPNPDWSRRFSPQPEIRDYLRHCADKYQVLQHCCFNTAVTSLRWLEERALWQVTDARGGVRYAQVVVAGTGALSTPDYPRLPGLERFKGRVFHSQQWDHDYALAGKRVGVIGTGASAIQFVPRIQPQVASLAVFQRTPPWIIPKPDRAFSTAAQGLLRRFPAVQRLLRGLIYTAHETRVFGFVFNPRLMALHKWLALNLLRRQVKDPELRRRLTPDYAIGCKRILLSNDYFPALAQANTRLVTSGIREVTEDALITVDGQRHALDALIFGTGFKARTPFPAGMILGRGGVDIIDTWQQGSEAYKGTTVSGFPNLFLLMGPNTGLGHNSIVYMIESQIAYILGALDTLQRLGVTSVDVDPQAQARFNQGLRHRLRGAVWSVGSCQSWYVDPHSGRNVVLWPGFSWQFRQQTRYFDAEAYRLTSHPQGVKP, encoded by the coding sequence ATGAGTGCGCTACTTCAGGAGCAGGCCGATCCGGCGCGGGTCTATCGGGTATTGATCATTGGCGCCGGTTTCTCCGGCATCGGCATGGCGATCAACCTGCGCCAGCGCGGCGAGCAGGACTTCCTGATCCTCGAGCAGGAAGCCGGCGTCGGCGGCACTTGGTGGGTCAACCAGTACCCTGGGTGCGCCTGCGATATTCCCTCCCATCTCTATTCGTTTTCCTTCGAGCCCAACCCCGACTGGTCGCGACGCTTTTCCCCGCAGCCGGAGATCCGCGATTACCTCAGGCACTGCGCCGACAAGTATCAGGTGCTGCAACACTGCTGTTTCAACACCGCGGTCACCAGCCTGCGCTGGCTGGAAGAGCGCGCCCTGTGGCAGGTAACGGATGCCCGTGGCGGCGTGCGTTATGCCCAGGTGGTGGTGGCTGGAACCGGGGCCTTGTCGACCCCGGATTATCCCCGGCTACCGGGGCTTGAGCGCTTCAAGGGGCGGGTCTTTCACTCCCAGCAGTGGGACCACGACTACGCCCTGGCCGGCAAGCGGGTCGGGGTGATCGGCACCGGCGCCTCGGCGATCCAGTTCGTGCCGCGGATCCAGCCGCAGGTGGCCAGCCTGGCGGTGTTCCAGCGCACGCCGCCGTGGATCATCCCCAAGCCGGACCGGGCCTTTTCCACTGCCGCCCAGGGCCTGCTGCGGCGTTTTCCCGCGGTGCAGCGGCTGTTGCGCGGACTGATCTACACCGCCCATGAAACCCGGGTGTTCGGTTTCGTGTTCAACCCGCGGCTGATGGCCCTGCACAAATGGCTGGCGCTCAACCTGCTGCGGCGCCAGGTCAAGGACCCGGAACTGCGCCGGCGCCTGACCCCGGACTACGCCATCGGCTGCAAGCGCATCCTGCTGTCCAACGATTACTTCCCGGCCCTGGCCCAGGCCAATACTCGGCTGGTCACCAGCGGCATCCGCGAAGTCACCGAGGATGCGCTGATCACTGTCGACGGCCAGCGCCATGCCCTGGATGCGCTGATCTTCGGCACCGGCTTCAAGGCGCGCACGCCGTTCCCGGCGGGGATGATCCTCGGGCGCGGCGGGGTGGACATCATCGATACCTGGCAGCAGGGCAGCGAAGCCTACAAGGGCACCACGGTCAGCGGCTTTCCCAATCTGTTTCTGCTGATGGGGCCCAACACCGGCCTGGGGCACAACTCCATCGTCTACATGATCGAGTCGCAGATCGCCTACATCCTCGGCGCCCTGGACACTCTGCAACGCCTGGGCGTGACCAGCGTCGATGTCGACCCGCAGGCCCAGGCGCGCTTCAACCAGGGCCTGCGCCACAGGCTGCGCGGCGCGGTGTGGAGTGTCGGCAGTTGCCAGAGCTGGTACGTCGACCCTCACAGCGGGCGCAACGTCGTCCTGTGGCCGGGGTTCAGCTGGCAGTTCCGCCAGCAGACCCGTTATTTCGATGCCGAGGCCTATCGCCTCACATCCCATCCCCAAGGAGTAAAACCATGA
- a CDS encoding amidohydrolase family protein, which translates to MKGAIDAWAQPANGRARQLLPEVARLFEKSGSAHLLDQPLSIEQTVELMDQAGVEKLMLAAWCRPERWVFSNDEIAAYTRAYPERFVGVATVDLSRPMAALAELQRAVGELGCKALRIVPWLWKLPPNHRLYYPLYAKCVELGIPFCTQVGHTGPLMPSETGRPVPYLDEVALDFPELQIVAGHIGHPWTDEMIGLAWKHDNIYIDTSAYLPAYYPPQLLHFMRTYGQDKVLFGSNFPQLPFDKCMRQVQALELSEPVRDKFLHGNARRVFGL; encoded by the coding sequence ATGAAGGGAGCCATCGACGCATGGGCACAACCAGCCAACGGCCGGGCGCGGCAGTTGCTGCCGGAAGTGGCGCGGCTGTTCGAGAAGTCGGGTTCGGCGCACTTGCTGGACCAGCCGCTGAGCATCGAGCAGACCGTCGAGCTGATGGACCAGGCCGGGGTGGAGAAGCTGATGCTGGCGGCCTGGTGCCGGCCGGAGCGCTGGGTGTTCAGCAACGATGAAATCGCCGCCTACACCCGGGCTTATCCCGAGCGTTTCGTTGGCGTGGCCACGGTGGACCTGAGCCGGCCGATGGCGGCGCTGGCCGAGCTGCAGCGGGCAGTGGGCGAGCTGGGCTGCAAGGCCCTGCGCATCGTGCCCTGGCTGTGGAAACTGCCGCCCAACCATCGCCTGTACTACCCGCTGTACGCCAAGTGCGTGGAGCTGGGCATCCCCTTCTGCACCCAGGTCGGCCACACCGGCCCGCTGATGCCTTCGGAAACCGGGCGGCCAGTGCCTTATCTGGATGAAGTGGCGCTGGACTTCCCGGAACTGCAAATCGTCGCCGGGCACATCGGCCACCCCTGGACCGACGAGATGATTGGCCTGGCCTGGAAGCACGACAATATCTACATCGATACTTCGGCTTACCTGCCGGCTTACTACCCGCCGCAGTTGCTGCATTTCATGCGCACCTACGGGCAGGACAAGGTGCTGTTCGGCAGCAACTTCCCGCAGTTGCCGTTCGACAAATGCATGCGGCAGGTCCAGGCCCTGGAGCTGTCGGAGCCGGTGCGGGACAAGTTCCTGCATGGCAATGCGCGGCGGGTATTCGGCTTGTAG
- a CDS encoding HIT family protein, producing MTCIFCQIAAGELPSALVYRDTHCMAFMDVHPLGQGHVLLIPLAHVEKLEQLPTVIRQHLYQVFDTLLAAQRRAGFGVEGTHLIVNDGKATNQHIPHAHLHLVPRQRGDGLGFGMRMFMHFTGVFGRRTPLQTLRRQALVIAAELDPQALENLAHRTSRLHAEST from the coding sequence ATGACCTGTATTTTCTGCCAGATCGCAGCCGGCGAATTGCCCAGTGCCCTGGTTTATCGCGACACCCACTGTATGGCCTTCATGGACGTACACCCACTGGGGCAGGGCCATGTGCTGCTGATCCCGCTGGCCCATGTGGAAAAACTCGAGCAACTGCCCACGGTCATCCGCCAGCACCTGTACCAGGTGTTCGATACCTTGCTGGCCGCCCAGCGTCGCGCCGGCTTCGGGGTGGAAGGCACGCACCTGATCGTCAACGACGGCAAGGCCACCAACCAGCACATCCCCCATGCCCACCTGCACCTGGTGCCGCGGCAAAGGGGCGATGGGCTGGGCTTCGGGATGCGCATGTTCATGCACTTCACCGGTGTGTTCGGCCGCCGCACGCCCCTGCAGACCCTGCGCCGCCAGGCCCTGGTGATCGCCGCCGAACTCGACCCACAGGCGCTGGAGAACCTGGCGCACCGGACCAGCAGGCTGCACGCCGAGTCGACCTAA
- a CDS encoding glycoside hydrolase family 68 protein — protein sequence MKSNTEKFGKTPHQPSLWTRADALKVHADDPTTTQPLVSANFPVLSNEVFIWDTMPLRDMDGNITSVDGWSVIFTLTADRHPNDPQYIDENGNYDITRDWNDRHGRAKMYYWFSRTGKDWKLGGRVMAEGVSPTVREWAGTPILLNEQGEVDLYYTAVTPGATIVKVRGRVVTTEHGVSMVGFEKVKPLFEADGKMYQTEAQNPFWGFRDPWPFRDPNDGKLYMLFEGNVAGERGSHKVGKAEIGDVPPGHEDVGNSRFQTACVGIAVARDEDGDDWEMLPPLLTAVGVNDQTERPHFVFQDGKYYLFTISHTFTYADGVTGPDGVYGFVADSLFGPYVPLNGSGLVLGNPSSQPFQTYSHCVMPNGLVTSFIDSVPTDESGTQTRIGGTEAPTVEIKIKGQQTFVVAEYDYGYIPPMLDVTLK from the coding sequence ATGAAAAGCAACACTGAAAAATTCGGCAAGACACCCCATCAACCCAGCCTCTGGACCCGGGCCGATGCGCTGAAAGTTCACGCGGACGATCCCACCACGACCCAGCCACTGGTCAGCGCGAATTTCCCAGTATTGAGCAACGAGGTGTTCATCTGGGACACCATGCCGCTGCGCGACATGGACGGAAACATAACCTCTGTCGATGGCTGGTCGGTGATCTTCACCCTGACTGCGGATCGTCATCCGAACGACCCGCAGTACATCGACGAAAACGGCAACTACGACATCACCCGCGACTGGAACGACCGCCACGGCCGGGCAAAGATGTACTACTGGTTTTCCCGTACCGGCAAGGACTGGAAGCTGGGTGGCCGGGTGATGGCCGAAGGCGTTTCGCCGACGGTTCGCGAATGGGCCGGCACGCCGATCCTGTTGAACGAACAGGGTGAAGTGGACCTGTATTACACCGCCGTCACTCCAGGCGCGACCATCGTCAAGGTGCGTGGCCGAGTGGTGACGACCGAGCATGGCGTCAGCATGGTCGGCTTCGAGAAGGTCAAGCCGCTGTTCGAGGCCGACGGCAAGATGTACCAGACCGAAGCGCAGAACCCCTTCTGGGGCTTCCGCGATCCATGGCCGTTCCGCGACCCCAACGACGGCAAGCTGTACATGCTGTTCGAAGGCAACGTGGCCGGCGAGCGCGGCTCGCACAAGGTCGGGAAAGCGGAAATCGGCGATGTGCCGCCGGGTCATGAAGACGTCGGCAACTCCCGTTTCCAGACCGCCTGCGTCGGTATCGCCGTGGCCCGCGACGAAGACGGCGACGACTGGGAAATGCTGCCGCCGCTGCTGACCGCGGTCGGCGTCAACGACCAGACCGAACGCCCGCACTTCGTGTTCCAGGACGGCAAGTACTACCTGTTCACCATCAGCCACACCTTCACCTATGCCGACGGTGTGACCGGGCCGGACGGGGTGTACGGTTTTGTCGCCGATTCGCTGTTCGGTCCCTACGTGCCGTTGAACGGTTCCGGCCTGGTGCTGGGCAACCCGTCTTCCCAGCCGTTCCAGACCTACTCGCACTGTGTGATGCCCAACGGCCTGGTGACCTCCTTTATCGACAGCGTACCGACCGACGAAAGCGGCACCCAGACTCGTATCGGCGGTACCGAAGCACCGACGGTGGAGATCAAGATCAAAGGGCAGCAGACGTTCGTGGTGGCCGAGTACGACTACGGTTACATCCCGCCGATGCTCGATGTAACGCTCAAGTAA